The following are encoded together in the Octopus sinensis linkage group LG15, ASM634580v1, whole genome shotgun sequence genome:
- the LOC115219826 gene encoding oxidoreductase NAD-binding domain-containing protein 1 has protein sequence MESQESDYRSATVVEIWDLSPTVKGLKLHAEWHKRKSFKAGQWVHTNIPSINRLGGYTLCNSPLEFSKTGILQLAVKYSDHAPTLWFHEKCKIGDTILVEFGGTVFYDPKPQDSQYDLLLIGAGIGMNSLYSILNLVTEREASGVDKELLPGKVHFMYSSKTKKELLYKDKLDEMERNHQNISCQYFVTQEKLNEPNIKDCRINKEDVENAFQMVDKSKCKVFLCLPFEMCNEIEDTLLNQDIVIDQIFSINWW, from the exons ATGGAATCCCAAGAATCAGATTAT cgtTCAGCCACCGTTGTGGAAATTTGGGATTTGTCACCGACAGTGAAGGGATTGAAACTACACGCAGAATGGCACAAGAGAAAATCTTTTAAAGCCGGTCAATG ggTGCACACCAATATTCCAAGTATCAATCGCTTAGGAGGCTATACCCTTTGCAACAGCCCTTTGGAATTCTCTAAAACAGGCATCCTTCAGTTGGCTGTAAAATACAGTGATCATGCTCCAACACTTTGGTTTCATGAAAAG TGTAAAATTGGTGACACGATTCTCGTTGAGTTTGGTGGCACAGTTTTCTATGATCCTAAACCACAAGATTCCCAGTATGATCTACTGTTAATTGGGGCTGGAATTGGAATGAATTCCCTTTATAGCATCCTCAACTTGGTGACGGAGAGAGAAGCCTCAGGAGTAGACAAAGAACTTCTTCCAGGAAAAGTACACTTCATGTATTCTTCTAAGACAAAAAAAGAACTTTTGTACAAG GACAAACTTGATGAAATGGAGAGAAACCATCAAAACATAAGCTGCCAATATTTCGTGACTCAAGAAAAACTCAATGAACCGAATATTAAAg ATTGTCGAATAAACAAAGAAGATGTGGAAAATGCTTTTCAAATGGTGGACAAAAGCAAGTGCAAAGTGTTTCTGTGTTTACCATTCGAAATGTGCAATGAAATTGAAGATACATTACTGAATCAGGATATTGTAATTGACCAAATATTTTCTATCAATTGGTGGTAA